A DNA window from Bradyrhizobium sp. CCBAU 53421 contains the following coding sequences:
- a CDS encoding ABC transporter ATP-binding protein has product MTAMLNVKDLRAYYGQVQALHGLNFSLNEGSLTTLLGANGAGKTTTLRAICNMVRSTGAIEFDGKPIGTRSTENVVRLGIAHVPQGRGTFTNMTVEENLQLGAISRSDKGAIGSDIERMYEHFPVLKQRYTQQAGTLSGGEQQMLAVARALMLRPRLMLLDEPSFGLAPLIVRDLFRILGKINREEKVTILVVEQNAQLALELADQAYVIETGRIVMSGNAKDIANNEDVRKSYLGY; this is encoded by the coding sequence ATGACAGCGATGCTGAACGTCAAGGACCTGCGCGCCTATTACGGCCAGGTCCAGGCCCTGCACGGCCTCAACTTTTCGCTCAACGAGGGCTCGTTGACCACCCTGCTCGGCGCCAACGGCGCCGGCAAGACCACCACGCTGCGGGCGATCTGCAACATGGTGCGTTCGACCGGCGCCATCGAATTCGACGGCAAGCCGATCGGCACCCGTTCCACCGAGAACGTGGTCCGCCTCGGCATCGCCCATGTGCCGCAGGGCCGCGGCACCTTCACCAACATGACGGTGGAGGAGAATCTGCAGCTCGGCGCCATCAGCCGCTCCGACAAGGGCGCCATCGGCTCCGACATCGAGCGGATGTACGAACATTTCCCGGTGCTGAAGCAGCGCTACACCCAGCAGGCCGGCACCCTGTCGGGCGGCGAGCAGCAGATGCTCGCGGTGGCGCGCGCCCTGATGCTGCGGCCGCGCCTGATGCTGCTCGACGAGCCGTCATTCGGCCTCGCGCCGCTGATCGTGCGCGACCTGTTCCGCATCCTCGGCAAGATCAATCGCGAGGAAAAGGTGACCATCCTGGTGGTCGAGCAGAACGCGCAGCTGGCGCTCGAGCTCGCCGACCAGGCCTATGTGATCGAAACCGGACGGATCGTGATGTCGGGCAATGCCAAGGACATCGCGAACAACGAAGACGTCCGCAAATCCTATCTCGGCTACTGA
- a CDS encoding ABC transporter ATP-binding protein → MTQAQLAQGNDPLLAVRDVSVVFGGIIALNGVSFDMRHGQILGLIGPNGAGKTTLFNCLSRLYQPSSGDILMEGKSILSRPPHRIAEIGIGRTFQNVALFPNLSVIDNVRVGAHARTSSDIVSDSLRLAWVRRGESDMNKKVHDILGYLDLEDVAHTVVSGLPFGTQKRVELARALAADPKILLLDEPAGGLNHEEVYVLGDLIRKIRDDRRITVLLVEHHMGLVMSIADHVVALNFGRKLAEGTPAQVQADPDVIKAYLGSKDQ, encoded by the coding sequence ATGACGCAGGCACAGCTCGCGCAGGGGAATGATCCCTTGCTCGCGGTTCGCGACGTCAGCGTCGTGTTCGGCGGCATCATCGCACTGAATGGCGTGTCGTTCGACATGCGCCATGGGCAGATCCTCGGCCTGATCGGACCGAACGGCGCCGGCAAGACGACGCTGTTCAACTGCCTGTCGCGGCTCTACCAGCCTTCGTCCGGCGACATCCTGATGGAAGGCAAGAGCATCCTGTCGCGGCCGCCGCACCGGATCGCCGAGATCGGCATCGGCCGCACCTTCCAGAACGTCGCGCTGTTCCCCAATCTGTCCGTGATCGACAATGTCCGCGTCGGCGCCCATGCGCGCACCTCGAGCGACATCGTCAGCGACTCGCTTCGTCTTGCCTGGGTCCGCCGCGGCGAGAGCGACATGAACAAGAAGGTGCACGACATCCTCGGCTATCTCGATCTCGAGGACGTCGCCCACACCGTGGTTTCGGGACTTCCGTTCGGCACCCAGAAGCGCGTCGAGCTGGCGCGCGCTCTGGCCGCAGATCCGAAGATCCTGCTGCTCGACGAGCCGGCCGGCGGCCTCAATCACGAGGAAGTCTACGTGCTCGGCGATCTGATCCGCAAAATCCGCGATGACCGTAGAATTACGGTGCTGCTGGTCGAGCATCACATGGGTCTCGTGATGTCGATCGCCGACCACGTCGTCGCGCTCAATTTCGGCCGCAAGCTGGCCGAAGGCACGCCGGCCCAGGTCCAGGCCGACCCCGACGTCATCAAGGCCTATCTGGGGAGCAAGGACCAATGA